The Cellulomonas sp. S1-8 genome has a window encoding:
- a CDS encoding acyl-CoA thioesterase, whose protein sequence is MTRLEVPVQLRWSDMDAYAHVNNVEMLRLLEEARIEVFWRHPEGADGAAPPNARATAVLDAGPGALTSTLVARQEIQYVRPLPYRRAPVVIELWIGHLGGASMDVCYEVRDAPTSVEGSTVYARATTTIVLVDSAAGTPRRLTPDERAVWEPFVEEPVVIRRRG, encoded by the coding sequence ATGACGAGGCTCGAGGTGCCGGTGCAGCTGCGCTGGTCCGACATGGACGCGTACGCGCACGTCAACAACGTCGAGATGCTGCGCCTGCTGGAGGAGGCGCGCATCGAGGTGTTCTGGCGGCACCCCGAGGGCGCTGACGGTGCGGCGCCGCCGAACGCCCGCGCGACCGCCGTCCTCGACGCCGGCCCGGGCGCGCTGACCTCGACGCTCGTGGCGCGCCAGGAGATCCAGTACGTGCGCCCGCTGCCGTACCGCCGCGCACCCGTCGTCATCGAGCTGTGGATCGGGCACCTCGGCGGCGCGAGCATGGACGTCTGCTACGAGGTCCGCGACGCCCCCACGTCCGTCGAGGGCTCGACGGTCTACGCGCGGGCGACGACGACGATCGTGCTCGTGGACTCGGCCGCGGGAACGCCGCGGCGCCTGACCCCCGACGAGCGGGCCGTCTGGGAGCCGTTCGTCGAGGAGCCGGTCGTCATCCGCCGTCGCGGCTGA
- a CDS encoding globin: protein MRDDSFYAAVGGHETFVRLVDEFYRGVAGDPVLKPMYPEEDLGPAAERLTLFLEQYWGGPTTYSDERGHPRLRMRHAPYKVNPDARDRWLRHMRTAVDSLDLAPLHRAELWDYLERAAHSMLNSFED from the coding sequence GTGAGAGACGACTCGTTCTACGCCGCCGTCGGCGGGCACGAGACCTTCGTCCGGCTCGTCGACGAGTTCTACCGGGGGGTCGCAGGCGACCCCGTGCTGAAGCCGATGTACCCCGAGGAGGACCTCGGGCCCGCGGCCGAGCGGCTCACGCTCTTCCTCGAGCAGTACTGGGGCGGCCCGACGACGTACTCCGACGAGCGCGGCCACCCGCGGCTCCGGATGCGGCACGCCCCGTACAAGGTCAACCCCGACGCCCGGGACCGCTGGCTGCGGCACATGCGCACCGCCGTGGACTCCCTGGACCTCGCACCCCTGCACCGCGCGGAGCTCTGGGACTACCTGGAGCGCGCGGCGCACTCGATGCTCAACTCCTTCGAGGACTGA
- a CDS encoding dynamin family protein, with protein sequence MTEPEVSGPTVSADGAAVGLLDALERLQQRLTTLALPLEAPGVTEARRDRAAALGQLDDYLLPRLRARSAPLLVVVGGSTGAGKSTLVNSLLGLQVSAPGVLRPTTRAPVLVHHPLDERWYSTDRVLPGLARLTAGHRGPAGPADAGTDPSRALRLVASDVLPRGLALLDAPDVDSVDVGNRRLAAQLLDAADLWLFVTTAARYADAVPWDLLHRAAQRHAQVALVVDRVDPGAEEVAEDLRRMMDENGLPDAPLFLVPESPLVDGLLPESAIADVATWLSALGADAPAREAVARATRDGVVDDLARRAQVLADAADLQVATDARLRQVVAAAYADAAAHVRIATSDGAMLRGEVLARWQEFVGTGELLRSVEQGVGRVRDAVTAFFRGTPAQAPRVEQAIAHGLTAVVLDAADAAAERTHAAWRGDPAGAALLQGLDLARASTTLRGEVDAQVRGWQSDVLELVREQGESRRGTARYLSFGVNAAGVSLMVLAFASTGGLTGVEVGIAGGTAVVAQKLLEAVFGDDAVRRLTTYARERLDARVDDVLAREAERYTAQLDALGAADVEAATLRAAARDVDLAAGTERSARPQATAGAPVGTSHALRGAGARAGGGGASRHDPDGSGPAAAEPRPGFWRRLFGATVRDDA encoded by the coding sequence ATGACGGAGCCCGAGGTCAGCGGCCCGACCGTGTCCGCCGACGGCGCTGCGGTGGGGCTCCTCGATGCGCTCGAGCGGCTGCAGCAGCGGCTCACGACCCTCGCGCTGCCGCTGGAGGCGCCCGGTGTCACCGAGGCCCGCCGCGACCGTGCCGCCGCGCTCGGGCAGCTCGACGACTACCTGCTGCCGCGCCTGCGCGCGCGGTCGGCGCCGCTGCTCGTCGTCGTCGGCGGGTCGACGGGCGCCGGCAAGTCCACGCTCGTGAACTCGCTGCTCGGGCTGCAGGTGTCAGCGCCCGGCGTGCTGCGGCCCACCACCCGAGCCCCGGTGCTCGTCCACCACCCCCTCGACGAGCGGTGGTACTCGACCGACCGTGTCCTGCCCGGTCTCGCGCGTCTCACCGCCGGTCACAGGGGCCCCGCCGGACCCGCGGACGCCGGCACCGACCCGAGCCGAGCGCTGCGGCTCGTCGCGTCGGACGTGCTGCCGCGCGGCCTGGCGCTGCTCGACGCACCCGACGTCGACTCGGTGGACGTCGGCAACCGGCGCCTGGCCGCGCAGCTGCTCGACGCCGCCGACCTGTGGCTGTTCGTGACGACGGCGGCGCGCTACGCCGACGCCGTCCCGTGGGACCTGCTGCACCGCGCGGCGCAGCGGCACGCGCAGGTCGCCCTCGTCGTCGACCGGGTCGACCCCGGCGCCGAGGAGGTGGCGGAGGACCTGCGGCGGATGATGGACGAGAACGGCCTGCCGGACGCGCCGCTGTTCCTCGTGCCCGAGTCGCCCCTCGTCGACGGTCTGCTGCCCGAGTCCGCGATCGCCGACGTCGCGACCTGGCTCAGCGCGCTGGGCGCCGACGCGCCCGCGCGGGAGGCCGTCGCGCGCGCGACCCGCGACGGCGTCGTCGACGACCTCGCGCGCCGCGCCCAGGTGCTCGCGGACGCTGCGGACCTGCAGGTCGCGACCGACGCGCGGCTCCGGCAGGTCGTGGCCGCCGCGTACGCCGACGCTGCCGCGCACGTGCGGATCGCGACGTCCGACGGCGCGATGCTGCGCGGCGAGGTGCTGGCACGGTGGCAGGAGTTCGTCGGCACGGGCGAGCTGCTGCGATCGGTCGAGCAGGGCGTCGGTCGGGTGCGCGACGCCGTCACCGCGTTCTTCCGGGGGACGCCCGCGCAGGCACCCCGCGTCGAGCAGGCCATCGCCCACGGGCTCACGGCCGTGGTGCTCGACGCCGCGGACGCAGCCGCGGAGCGCACGCACGCGGCCTGGCGCGGCGACCCCGCGGGGGCTGCGCTGCTGCAGGGGCTGGACCTGGCGCGGGCGTCGACGACGTTGCGTGGCGAGGTGGACGCGCAGGTGCGGGGCTGGCAGTCCGACGTGCTGGAGCTCGTGCGGGAGCAGGGCGAGTCGCGACGGGGGACCGCGCGCTACCTCTCGTTCGGGGTGAACGCCGCCGGGGTGAGCCTCATGGTGCTGGCGTTCGCCTCGACGGGCGGCCTGACGGGCGTGGAGGTCGGCATCGCCGGGGGCACCGCCGTCGTCGCGCAGAAGCTGCTGGAGGCGGTGTTCGGGGACGACGCGGTCCGGCGGCTGACCACGTACGCGCGGGAACGGCTCGACGCGCGCGTCGACGACGTCCTCGCGCGCGAGGCCGAGAGGTACACCGCGCAGCTCGACGCGCTCGGTGCCGCCGACGTCGAGGCCGCCACGCTGCGTGCCGCGGCTCGTGACGTGGACCTGGCGGCCGGCACCGAGCGGTCCGCGCGTCCGCAGGCGACGGCGGGCGCGCCCGTCGGGACGAGCCACGCGCTGCGCGGTGCCGGTGCGCGCGCCGGCGGCGGGGGGGCGAGCCGCCACGACCCGGACGGTTCCGGTCCCGCCGCGGCCGAGCCACGGCCGGGGTTCTGGCGACGCCTGTTCGGTGCGACCGTGCGGGACGACGCATGA
- a CDS encoding PTS sugar transporter subunit IIA yields the protein MAVLRLASPVPGVVRPLTDVPDAVFAQQMVGPGMAVEPDRTGRQDVLAPCDGVVAALHPHAFALELDDGRAVLVHVGIDTVTLAGLGFDLHVERGERVRTGDRVLTWSPVDVAAAGLSTMCPLVALQADPAHLVHLVTDGEHVVAGVPVLDWATD from the coding sequence GTGGCAGTGCTGCGGCTCGCGAGCCCCGTCCCGGGGGTCGTGCGCCCGCTGACGGACGTGCCGGACGCCGTCTTCGCCCAGCAGATGGTCGGGCCCGGCATGGCGGTCGAGCCCGACCGCACCGGCCGGCAGGACGTCCTGGCGCCGTGCGACGGCGTCGTCGCCGCGCTGCACCCCCACGCGTTCGCCCTCGAGCTGGACGACGGGCGCGCGGTGCTGGTGCACGTCGGCATCGACACCGTGACCCTGGCCGGTCTCGGCTTCGACCTGCACGTCGAGCGTGGCGAGCGCGTGCGCACGGGGGACCGGGTGCTGACGTGGTCGCCCGTGGACGTCGCCGCCGCGGGCCTGTCGACGATGTGCCCCCTGGTCGCGCTGCAGGCCGACCCGGCGCACCTCGTCCACCTCGTCACCGACGGCGAGCACGTGGTCGCCGGCGTGCCCGTCCTGGACTGGGCGACCGACTGA
- a CDS encoding PTS glucose/sucrose transporter subunit IIB, producing the protein MSKAEQILAALGGEANVVDLEPCITRLRVEVGDVQLVDEAALKASGAFGVVRSGRIVQVIVGPEADNLAAELDSLR; encoded by the coding sequence TTGAGCAAGGCAGAGCAGATCCTGGCCGCACTGGGCGGGGAGGCGAACGTCGTCGACCTCGAGCCCTGCATCACGCGGCTGCGGGTCGAGGTCGGTGACGTGCAGCTCGTCGACGAGGCTGCGCTCAAGGCGAGCGGAGCGTTCGGCGTCGTGCGCTCGGGCCGCATCGTGCAGGTCATCGTCGGGCCCGAGGCGGACAACCTCGCCGCCGAGCTCGACAGCCTGCGCTGA
- a CDS encoding GTPase, translated as MSLTLDERLAALDGALRAGDGRLPVPLVTEARTVLGRVRERAGLSAEHTVVALAGATGSGKSSLFNALVGVDLAGTGVQRPTTSHPLAVVVGDDPEADGPARLLDWLEVGRRHALHAGPVGAPAGQAAGGAAARGARLADGLVLLDLPDHDSVVVEHRVRAERLVARADLLVWVVDPQKYADAALHERYLRPLAGHDDVVVLVLNQVDRLSASDIDDVLRDLRRLAGLDGIERARVLAASARTGAGVDDLRGLVAQAVDRREATNQRFGADLRAVARDVVDACGPAPHGRRRDVTTDRLLDALEDAAGVPTVVAAVRRSAVRRAGAHTGWPPVRWLARLRPDPLRRLHLAPRSAAEADVTHTSLPPAGPAQRAGAATAVRDHADAALAGAPDTWVLAARARLDTAALPDALDHAVARTPLLPGRPVWWWRAAGALQWVLLAAAVVGALWLGGIALLAYLQLPDPVTPVWGPAPAPTVLLVGGVLGGLLVAAVGALAGRLGARARARAARRRLRTAVAEVAQRLVLAPLAGETDALGACRAQAARAAGR; from the coding sequence ATGAGCCTGACCCTCGACGAGCGCCTCGCCGCGCTCGACGGTGCGTTGCGCGCGGGCGACGGCCGGCTGCCCGTGCCGCTGGTCACCGAGGCGCGCACCGTCCTCGGACGCGTGCGCGAGCGTGCCGGCCTGTCCGCCGAGCACACCGTGGTCGCCCTCGCCGGCGCCACCGGATCGGGCAAGTCGTCGCTCTTTAACGCCCTCGTCGGTGTCGACCTGGCGGGGACGGGGGTGCAGCGCCCGACGACGTCGCACCCGCTGGCCGTCGTCGTCGGCGACGACCCCGAGGCGGACGGCCCGGCGCGGCTCCTGGACTGGCTCGAGGTCGGGCGCCGTCACGCCCTGCACGCCGGGCCGGTCGGTGCACCCGCGGGGCAGGCCGCAGGCGGCGCGGCCGCCCGCGGCGCCCGGCTGGCCGACGGCCTCGTGCTGCTCGACCTGCCGGACCACGACTCGGTCGTCGTCGAGCACCGCGTGCGGGCCGAGCGCCTCGTCGCGCGCGCCGACCTGCTCGTGTGGGTGGTCGACCCGCAGAAGTACGCCGACGCCGCGCTGCACGAGCGCTACCTGCGGCCGCTCGCCGGCCACGACGACGTCGTCGTCCTCGTGCTCAACCAGGTCGACCGGCTGAGCGCCTCCGACATCGACGACGTCCTGCGCGACCTGAGACGGCTGGCCGGCCTCGACGGCATCGAGCGCGCCCGCGTCCTGGCGGCGTCGGCGCGCACGGGCGCAGGCGTCGACGACCTGCGTGGTCTCGTCGCCCAGGCCGTCGACCGCCGCGAGGCGACCAACCAGCGCTTCGGTGCCGACCTGCGCGCGGTCGCCCGGGACGTCGTCGACGCCTGCGGCCCCGCGCCGCACGGCCGCCGCCGCGACGTCACCACCGACCGGCTGCTGGACGCCCTCGAGGACGCTGCGGGGGTCCCGACCGTCGTCGCGGCGGTGCGTCGCTCGGCCGTGCGTCGCGCCGGTGCGCACACCGGCTGGCCGCCCGTGCGCTGGCTCGCCCGGCTGCGCCCCGACCCGCTGCGGCGGCTCCACCTCGCGCCCCGCTCCGCCGCCGAGGCCGACGTCACGCACACGTCGCTGCCGCCCGCCGGGCCCGCACAGCGGGCGGGCGCCGCGACCGCGGTGCGGGACCACGCGGACGCCGCGCTCGCGGGCGCGCCCGACACCTGGGTCCTGGCCGCGCGTGCCCGCCTGGACACCGCGGCCCTGCCCGACGCGCTCGACCACGCGGTCGCGCGCACGCCCCTGCTGCCGGGTCGTCCCGTGTGGTGGTGGCGCGCGGCCGGGGCGCTGCAGTGGGTGCTGCTCGCGGCCGCCGTGGTCGGTGCGCTGTGGCTCGGGGGCATCGCGCTGCTCGCGTACCTGCAGCTCCCGGACCCGGTCACCCCGGTGTGGGGGCCGGCGCCCGCACCCACGGTGCTGCTCGTCGGTGGGGTCCTCGGAGGGCTCCTCGTCGCGGCCGTGGGTGCGCTCGCGGGCCGGCTCGGCGCCCGCGCACGGGCCAGGGCGGCCCGGCGGCGGTTGCGGACGGCTGTCGCGGAGGTCGCGCAGCGGCTCGTCCTGGCGCCGCTGGCCGGCGAGACCGACGCGCTCGGCGCGTGCCGCGCCCAGGCGGCACGCGCCGCGGGCCGCTGA
- the ptsP gene encoding phosphoenolpyruvate--protein phosphotransferase, which produces MGSTSVVTGIGVSPGRAVGPVVRLPDAVPEPPAGRRLPPGADTQAAAERVARSADAVRDELDAAARAAEGDSAALLHAAAAMAADPSLVADAQQRVRDEHLVPERAVWEAADAVSAQLEALGGYLAERVRDVVDVRDRLVAHLTGQPSPGLPVRAHPYVLVAHDLAPALTATLDPERVVAIVTAAGGPTSHTAILARSRGIPAVVAAPGVLDLAEGTLLLVDGAAGTVRVDPSEASVQRVRALAAAVRTFDGDGRTADGHRVELLANVGDPAEAPAAAASGAQGVGLFRTEFAFLDRLHAPDVDEQTEAYGRVLAAFPGRKVVVRTLDAGADKPLPFLHAAPETNPALGVRGLRVAQERPEVLEDQLTAIARAAAAHPGTTTWVMAPMVATVDETEQFVAACARHGLPTAGIMVEVPSAALLAGPLLAHAQFASIGTNDLTQYTMAADRLLGAVAALSDAWQPAVLRLVEATTRGGAAQARPVGVCGEAAADPALAVVLVGLGVTSLSMTPRALPDVAAVLAVTDLATCRVLARRAADASSAADARAVVRAGLPVLDELGL; this is translated from the coding sequence GTGGGCAGCACGAGCGTCGTCACCGGCATCGGTGTGAGCCCGGGACGTGCGGTCGGTCCCGTCGTCCGGCTGCCCGACGCCGTCCCGGAGCCCCCCGCGGGTCGACGCCTGCCGCCGGGCGCCGACACGCAGGCCGCGGCCGAGCGGGTCGCGCGGTCCGCGGACGCCGTGCGCGACGAGCTCGACGCCGCCGCGCGGGCCGCCGAGGGTGACAGCGCGGCGCTGCTGCACGCGGCGGCGGCGATGGCGGCCGACCCGTCGCTCGTCGCCGACGCCCAGCAGCGGGTCCGTGACGAGCACCTCGTCCCCGAGCGCGCCGTGTGGGAGGCCGCCGACGCGGTGTCCGCGCAGCTCGAGGCTTTGGGCGGGTACCTGGCCGAGCGGGTGAGGGACGTCGTGGACGTGCGGGACCGGCTCGTCGCGCACCTCACCGGGCAGCCGTCGCCGGGCCTGCCGGTGCGCGCGCACCCCTACGTGCTCGTCGCCCACGACCTGGCGCCGGCGCTCACCGCGACCCTGGACCCGGAGCGGGTCGTCGCGATCGTCACCGCGGCCGGTGGGCCGACGTCGCACACCGCGATCCTCGCGCGCTCGCGCGGCATCCCCGCCGTGGTCGCCGCGCCCGGGGTGCTGGACCTCGCCGAAGGCACGCTGCTGCTGGTCGACGGCGCCGCCGGGACGGTGCGCGTCGACCCCTCGGAGGCGTCCGTGCAGCGCGTCCGTGCCCTGGCTGCGGCGGTGCGGACGTTCGACGGCGACGGCCGCACCGCGGACGGTCACCGCGTCGAGCTGCTCGCGAACGTCGGGGACCCGGCCGAGGCGCCCGCCGCCGCGGCGTCGGGCGCGCAGGGTGTCGGGCTGTTCCGGACGGAGTTCGCGTTCCTCGACCGGCTGCACGCGCCCGACGTCGACGAGCAGACCGAGGCGTACGGGCGGGTCCTGGCCGCGTTCCCGGGACGCAAGGTCGTGGTCCGCACGCTCGACGCGGGTGCCGACAAGCCGCTGCCCTTCCTGCACGCGGCACCCGAGACGAACCCCGCGCTCGGGGTGCGGGGGCTGCGGGTCGCGCAGGAGCGGCCCGAGGTCCTCGAGGACCAGCTCACCGCGATCGCCCGCGCGGCCGCCGCGCACCCCGGCACGACGACGTGGGTCATGGCACCGATGGTCGCGACGGTCGACGAGACCGAGCAGTTCGTCGCCGCGTGCGCACGGCACGGCCTGCCGACCGCCGGGATCATGGTGGAGGTGCCCAGCGCGGCGCTGCTGGCCGGTCCCCTGCTGGCGCACGCGCAGTTCGCGAGCATCGGCACCAACGACCTGACGCAGTACACGATGGCCGCGGACCGCCTGCTGGGCGCCGTCGCGGCCCTGTCCGACGCGTGGCAGCCGGCCGTGCTGCGCCTCGTCGAGGCGACCACCCGGGGCGGGGCGGCACAGGCCCGGCCCGTCGGGGTGTGCGGCGAGGCCGCCGCGGACCCGGCGCTGGCCGTCGTCCTCGTCGGGCTCGGCGTCACGTCGCTGTCGATGACGCCGCGCGCGCTCCCGGACGTCGCGGCCGTGCTCGCCGTGACCGACCTCGCGACGTGCCGGGTCCTCGCGCGCCGTGCCGCCGACGCGTCGAGCGCGGCGGACGCGCGCGCCGTCGTCCGCGCCGGGCTGCCGGTGCTGGACGAGCTGGGGCTGTGA
- a CDS encoding SDR family oxidoreductase yields the protein MVGLVPGLGPDGRPRPDAPIAAVTGVTGYVGGRLVPELLAAGYRVRALARNPDRLRGRPWYDQVEVVEADATEPEQIRTALEGTDVAYYLIHALGSGKTFEQRDRQTAQVFAQAAREAHVARVVYLGGLYPEGEELSPHLASRTEVGEILLASGVPTTVLRAAVILGSGSASFEMMRYLTERLPAMTVPRWVANRIQPIAIRDVLRYLVASAAMAPDVSRAFDIGGPDVLTYRDMMQRYARIAGLPRRIIVAVPVLSPRLSSLWVSLVTPVPGGLARPLVESLVHEVVCDEHDIAEHVPDPPGGLVGFDRAVRLALERVQGASVATRWSSAASVGAPSDPLPSDPDWAGGSLYVDERRVPVDASPAALWRVVEAVGGERGWYSWGLAWRVRGLLDRVVGGPGLRRGRRDPSRLLVGDAVDFWRVEHIEPGRLLRLRAEMRLPGLAWLELRVEPGHGDPPEPSADGEPVAWHPEAWRHGPVVFAQRALFHPHGLAGQLYWWSVYPFHGAVFGGMQRNIARAAAAAERARSDSPALRAGVSRDGG from the coding sequence CTGGTCGGGCTGGTGCCGGGGCTCGGCCCCGACGGGCGGCCGCGGCCGGACGCGCCGATCGCCGCGGTCACCGGCGTCACCGGGTACGTCGGGGGGCGCCTGGTCCCCGAGCTGCTGGCGGCCGGGTACCGCGTGCGGGCGCTCGCCCGGAACCCCGACCGGCTGCGCGGACGCCCCTGGTACGACCAGGTCGAGGTCGTCGAGGCGGACGCCACGGAGCCCGAGCAGATCCGCACGGCGCTCGAGGGCACCGACGTCGCGTACTACCTCATCCACGCCCTCGGCTCGGGCAAGACGTTCGAGCAGCGGGACCGGCAGACCGCGCAGGTGTTCGCGCAGGCGGCCCGCGAGGCGCACGTGGCCCGCGTCGTCTACCTGGGGGGCCTGTACCCCGAGGGCGAGGAGCTGTCGCCGCACCTGGCGTCGCGCACCGAGGTCGGCGAGATCCTGCTGGCATCGGGGGTGCCGACGACCGTGCTGCGCGCCGCCGTCATCCTCGGCTCGGGGTCCGCGTCGTTCGAGATGATGCGCTACCTGACCGAGCGGCTGCCCGCGATGACGGTGCCGCGCTGGGTCGCCAACCGCATCCAGCCGATCGCGATCCGCGACGTCCTGCGGTACCTCGTGGCGTCGGCCGCCATGGCGCCGGACGTCTCGCGCGCCTTCGACATCGGCGGCCCCGACGTGCTCACGTACCGCGACATGATGCAGCGCTACGCCCGCATCGCGGGACTGCCGCGGCGCATCATCGTCGCCGTCCCGGTGCTGTCCCCGCGGCTCTCGAGCCTGTGGGTCTCGCTCGTCACCCCCGTGCCCGGCGGCCTCGCGCGGCCCCTCGTCGAGTCGCTGGTGCACGAGGTCGTGTGCGACGAGCACGACATCGCCGAGCACGTGCCCGACCCGCCAGGCGGTCTCGTCGGCTTCGACCGCGCCGTGCGGCTCGCGCTCGAGCGCGTCCAGGGCGCCAGCGTCGCGACCCGCTGGTCGTCCGCGGCCTCGGTCGGCGCACCGAGCGACCCGCTCCCCTCCGACCCGGACTGGGCGGGCGGCTCGCTGTACGTGGACGAACGACGCGTGCCGGTCGACGCCTCACCGGCCGCGCTGTGGCGCGTCGTCGAGGCGGTCGGCGGTGAGCGCGGCTGGTACTCCTGGGGCCTGGCCTGGCGCGTGCGCGGGCTCCTGGACCGCGTCGTCGGCGGCCCGGGCCTGCGCCGGGGGCGACGCGACCCCTCGCGGCTGCTCGTCGGCGACGCCGTCGACTTCTGGCGCGTCGAGCACATCGAGCCGGGGCGGCTGCTGCGCCTGCGCGCCGAGATGCGCCTGCCCGGCCTCGCGTGGCTCGAGCTGCGGGTCGAGCCCGGGCACGGCGACCCGCCGGAGCCGTCGGCCGACGGGGAGCCGGTCGCGTGGCACCCCGAGGCGTGGCGCCACGGTCCCGTGGTCTTCGCGCAGCGCGCGCTGTTCCACCCGCACGGGCTCGCCGGGCAGCTCTACTGGTGGTCGGTGTACCCGTTCCACGGCGCGGTCTTCGGTGGCATGCAGCGCAACATCGCCCGCGCGGCCGCGGCCGCCGAGCGTGCCCGCAGCGACTCCCCCGCCCTCCGCGCGGGGGTCAGCCGCGACGGCGGATGA
- a CDS encoding acyl-CoA thioesterase gives MTQPDPATDPVGAVLHALDLTPDATQPDVFHGRSLPQPHGRVFGGQVLAQALLATGRTVDGARLPHSMHGYFLRPGDASAPIDFAVERLRDGRSFSARRAHALQAGAPILSMIASFQERQPGIEYAEPMPQDVPGPDDVGSALEALGEVDHPMARFWAQESAFDLRHVDGPIYLRADPQSAQGRQLVWARARGPVPDDQLLHRALLAYACDQIMLEPVLRRSGRPWATPGLSMASLDHAMWWHRDVRVDDWLLFAQSTPGAQGGRGLGAARVFAQDGTLVASIAQEGMVRIPD, from the coding sequence ATGACCCAGCCGGACCCGGCCACCGACCCCGTCGGCGCAGTCCTGCACGCCCTGGACCTCACCCCTGACGCGACCCAGCCGGACGTCTTCCACGGCCGGAGCCTGCCGCAGCCGCACGGCCGGGTGTTCGGTGGCCAGGTGCTCGCCCAGGCGCTGCTCGCGACCGGCCGCACCGTCGACGGCGCGCGCCTGCCGCACTCGATGCACGGGTACTTCCTGCGCCCGGGTGACGCGTCCGCGCCCATCGACTTCGCCGTGGAGCGCCTGCGCGACGGCCGGTCGTTCTCGGCGCGCCGCGCGCACGCGCTGCAGGCCGGCGCGCCGATCCTGTCGATGATCGCGTCGTTCCAGGAGCGGCAGCCCGGCATCGAGTACGCCGAGCCGATGCCGCAGGACGTGCCCGGCCCCGACGACGTCGGCTCGGCGCTGGAGGCGCTCGGGGAGGTGGACCACCCGATGGCCCGGTTCTGGGCGCAGGAGTCGGCGTTCGACCTGCGGCACGTCGACGGCCCGATCTACCTGCGGGCCGACCCGCAGTCCGCGCAGGGACGCCAACTCGTGTGGGCCCGCGCGCGGGGGCCCGTCCCGGACGACCAGCTGCTGCACCGCGCCCTGCTGGCGTACGCGTGCGACCAGATCATGCTCGAGCCGGTGCTGCGGCGCTCGGGCCGCCCGTGGGCGACGCCGGGCCTGTCGATGGCGAGCCTCGACCACGCCATGTGGTGGCACCGCGACGTGCGCGTCGACGACTGGCTGCTGTTCGCGCAGAGCACGCCCGGGGCGCAGGGCGGCCGGGGACTGGGCGCTGCTCGCGTCTTCGCCCAGGACGGCACGCTCGTCGCGTCGATCGCCCAGGAGGGCATGGTCCGGATCCCCGACTGA
- a CDS encoding DNA topoisomerase IB encodes MPRLRRVRLDQPGWSRRKVGSGFVYLDVDRQRIADDEHLTRIRTLAIPPAWREVWISPWPHGHIQAAGLDDAARRQYLYHQQWHARRAQRKHEHVLEVARRLPAARRRVRADLALDGMPKDKALALAFRLLDRAYLRIGTEGYTRKHGSFGLATLRRDHVRVLTDDDGSPGAVHLLFPAKSGQVRDTVVDDEVVAELVRVLLRRRDESPELLAWRDDAGWHDITSADVGGYVRDRLGEATPKDFRTWHATVLAARGLADAGPAPRSERARRRVVTSVVRAVSEELGNTPAVARASYIDPRIVDLWERGETITPTRSQQVAERRTLALLSP; translated from the coding sequence ATGCCTCGGCTCCGACGTGTCCGCCTCGACCAGCCGGGGTGGAGCCGGCGCAAGGTCGGCTCCGGCTTCGTGTACCTGGACGTCGACCGGCAGCGCATCGCCGACGACGAGCACCTCACCCGCATCCGGACGCTCGCGATCCCGCCCGCGTGGCGCGAGGTCTGGATCAGCCCGTGGCCGCACGGGCACATCCAGGCCGCGGGCCTCGACGACGCCGCCCGCCGCCAGTACCTCTACCACCAGCAGTGGCACGCCCGCCGCGCGCAGCGCAAGCACGAGCACGTCCTGGAGGTCGCACGCCGCCTGCCCGCCGCCCGCCGCCGCGTCCGCGCCGACCTCGCGCTCGACGGCATGCCCAAGGACAAGGCGCTGGCGCTGGCGTTCCGGCTGCTCGACCGCGCCTACCTGCGCATCGGCACCGAGGGGTACACGCGCAAGCACGGGTCGTTCGGCCTCGCGACGCTGCGCCGCGACCACGTCCGCGTGCTGACGGACGACGACGGCTCCCCCGGTGCCGTGCACCTGCTCTTCCCCGCCAAGTCGGGCCAGGTGCGGGACACGGTCGTCGACGACGAGGTGGTCGCCGAGCTCGTGCGGGTGCTGCTGCGGCGCCGTGACGAGAGCCCGGAGCTGCTGGCGTGGCGCGACGACGCCGGCTGGCACGACATCACCAGCGCCGACGTCGGCGGCTACGTGCGCGACCGCCTGGGCGAGGCCACGCCCAAGGACTTCCGGACGTGGCACGCCACGGTGCTGGCCGCACGCGGGCTGGCCGACGCCGGCCCTGCCCCCCGCAGCGAGCGCGCGCGGCGCCGGGTCGTCACCTCGGTGGTCCGCGCGGTCTCCGAGGAGCTCGGCAACACCCCGGCCGTGGCCCGCGCGTCGTACATCGACCCGCGGATCGTCGACCTCTGGGAGCGGGGCGAGACGATCACCCCGACGCGGTCGCAGCAGGTCGCCGAGCGACGCACCCTCGCCCTGCTCTCGCCCTGA